A region from the Scylla paramamosain isolate STU-SP2022 unplaced genomic scaffold, ASM3559412v1 Contig2, whole genome shotgun sequence genome encodes:
- the LOC135096114 gene encoding nephrin-like: MTYSTLTLSVTRADHLHQVTCRASNPLLRESAVEDVFTLNVLYKPSLRLLLGRSLRKDNLQESNDIFFECQIEANPDPYKIEWWHDGQLVSHNLSGGVIVSQTTLAVQKAQRERSGEYKCSASNVEGDAMSNPLVISIKYAPRCTVSPSLRGAPLREPLNLTCRVDADPPDVQFTWTFNNSVRRDKVFGENRYTSHKLQSVLRYTPTSERDYGTLLCYARNTVGPQEVPCSFTVVSAGPPEEVGACGVDNITSHSVTVSCTAGFNGGLPQRFSIQVWAVSDVTGSPKLVSNMSEAAAEFLVRSLHPGQHYRAEVTAYNKRGTAQPVQVMIYTLKEAEMHKSLPSRSEPSAIMLVVAVLGGAVLVVVSCLMAGVWGVRGCRRAGCRREVMQGQEGEDVTTRVLVECNPDILETAPPLLTTTSTPTTPTTHPITISIIKTPLPLPPRPLSYEAPPSGPTSPDPALVVGREPGDRRGSTLPNPKTSLGLQEPLHRPIEESLQRSLRGLSSQHLA; this comes from the exons ATGACGTACagcacactcactctctccgtGACGCGCGCTGACCACCTGCACCAAGTCACCTGCCGGGCCTCCAACCCTTTACTAAGAGAGTCTGCCGTAGAGGACGTCTTTACCTTGAATGTGCTAT ACAAACCAAGCCTGCGCCTCTTACTCGGACGCTCTCTAAGGAAAGACAATCTACAGGAGtcaaacgatatattttttgaaTGCCAAATAGAAGCGAATCCGGATCCCTACAAAATTGAATGGTGGCATgat GGCCAGCTGGTGAGCCACAACCTATCTGGGGGCGTGATCGTGAGCCAGACCACCCTTGCAGTGCAGAAGGCGCAGAGGGAGAGAAGCGGGGAATACAAATGTAGCGCTTCTAATGTTGAGGGAGACGCCATGAGTAACCCTTTAGTGATATCTATTAAGT acgCGCCACGCTGCACTGTGTCCCCCTCTCTGCGCGGCGCCCCCTTGCGAGAGCCGCTGAACCTGACCTGCCGAGTGGACGCTGACCCGCCAGACGTACAATTCACGTGGACATTTAACAATTCCGTGAGGCGTGACAAGGTGTTTGGGGAGAACAG GTACACCTCCCACAAGCTGCAGAGTGTGCTGCGGTACACGCCCACGAGCGAGAGAGATTACGGTACACTGTTGTGCTACGCCAGGAACACAGTGGGGCCCCAAGAGGTGCCCTGCTCCTTCACTGTGGTCTCAGCAG ggCCGCCAGAGGAGGTGGGGGCGTGCGGCGTGGACAACATCACCTCTCATTCAGTTACAGTTTCTTGTACAGCAGGATTCAATGGCGGTCTTCCACAGCGGTTCTctatacag GTCTGGGCTGTTAGTGACGTCACTGGATCACCGAAACTTGTCTCAAACATGTCTGAAGCCGCTGCTGAATTTCTGGTGAGGTCACTGCACCCAGGTCAACATTACAGGGCAGAGGTCACAGCCTACAACAAGAGGGGCACTGCGCAGCCTGTTCAGGTCATGATCTACACGTTAAAAGAGGCAGAAATGCATAAAA gccTACCCTCACGCTCCGAGCCGTCAGCCATCATGCTTGTCGTGGCGGTGCTGGGCGGGgcagtgctggtggtagtaTCCTGTCTCATGGCGGGGGTGTGGGGCGTGCGGGGGTGCAGGCGCGCGGGCTGTCGGAGAGAGGTCATGCAGGgtcaggagggagaggacgtgACCACGAGGGTATTGGTGGAGTGTAACCCTGATATACTGG AGACAGCACCCCCCTTAttaaccaccacctccacccccaccacccccactaccCACCCCATCACTATAAGCATTATCAAAActccactaccactgccaccacgcCCTTTGTCCTATGAAGCGCCGCCCTCAGGCCCTACCTCCCCTGACCCCGCCCTGGTTGTGGGGAGAGAGCCGGGAGACAGACGGGGGAGCACCTTACCTAATCCTAAGACATCCTTAGGTCTACAAGAGCCACTACATAGGCCTATTGAAGAAAGTTTGCAG AGGTCACTCCGCGGCTTAAGTTCCCAACACCTTGCGTAG